Proteins co-encoded in one Novosphingobium sp. PP1Y genomic window:
- the rpsO gene encoding 30S ribosomal protein S15, which produces MSVTADKKQEIISDNARASGDTGSPEVQVAILTERIVNLTEHFKSHHKDNHSRRGLLAMVNKRRSLLDYLKKKDVARYNALIQKLGLRK; this is translated from the coding sequence ATGTCGGTTACCGCTGATAAGAAGCAGGAAATTATTTCGGACAACGCTCGCGCCTCTGGCGACACGGGCAGCCCGGAAGTTCAGGTCGCGATCCTCACCGAGCGCATCGTCAACCTGACCGAACACTTCAAGTCGCACCACAAGGACAACCATTCGCGTCGCGGTCTGCTGGCCATGGTCAACAAGCGCCGCTCGCTGCTCGACTACCTCAAGAAGAAGGATGTCGCGCGGTACAACGCACTGATCCAGAAGCTCGGTCTGCGCAAGTAA